In Macadamia integrifolia cultivar HAES 741 chromosome 13, SCU_Mint_v3, whole genome shotgun sequence, one DNA window encodes the following:
- the LOC122059221 gene encoding B3 domain-containing protein Os01g0723500-like, whose translation MGRQPNRRQIQPSFFKVLIGDFSKRLLIPPEFIKHFNRDLPGIFILQSPNGKRWPVRVKKFKENWFFRRGWRKFVRYHSLKPGEFLIFRYNGDSKFRVTIFAKTACEKELPMSAKRRRKNSDHENGQKHYTKKEDPFSFDDEDEPVSETKKKIPIHEVEKEKPISQIVNKVLGKNKRLKSPEKGVTYGKMTSESSVSEKKWRKRMPANKIERNGRVETVRLFKTDNPHFTQIMRTSRKYQITVPKAVAVNNGFIEKEIVEVQDPQGRLWTFKIHHERDGRTHLRNGLLEFWKGNNLVEGDACVFELIEVGGRKNVMRVHIFRAIEPISHGCSSTL comes from the exons ATGGGTAGACAACCAAACCGTCGACAGATCCAACCTTCCTTCTTCAAAGTCCTCATCGGTGATTTCTCAAAGCGACTG cTGATACCTCCAGAATTTATCAAGCATTTTAATCGGGATTTGCCAGGAATATTCATCCTTCAAAGTCCGAATGGAAAGCGTTGGCCTGTGAGGGTTAAAAAGTTCAAGGAGAACTGGTTTTTTCGAAGGGGTTGGCGGAAATTTGTGAGGTATCACTCTTTGAAACCTGGAGAATTCTTAATTTTCAGGTACAATGGAGATTCTAAGTTTAGGGTCACTATATTTGCCAAAACTGCTTGCGAAAAGGAATTGCCGATGTCAGCTaagagaaggaggaagaatAGTGATCATGAAAATGGACAAAAACACTATACAAAGAAAGAAGATCCTTTTTCctttgatgatgaagatgaacccGTATCAGAAACTAAGAAGAAAATTCCCATACACGaagtagagaaagaaaaacccatTTCCCAGATAGTGAATAAAGTACTTGGGAAGAATAAGAGGCTCAAATCCCCAGAGAAAGGGGTTACTTATGGTAAAATGACAA GTGAATCTAGTGTGTCAGAGAAGAAGTGGAGGAAGAGGATGCCAGCTAACAAGATTGAAAGGAATGGGAGAGTCGAAACAGTGCGCTTATTCAAAACAGACAATCCACATTTCACCCAGATAATGAGAACAAGCAGAAAATATCAGATT ACTGTTCCAAAGGCTGTTGCAGTAAATAATGGGTTCATAGAAAAGGAGATAGTAGAGGTCCAGGATCCGCAGGGGAGGTTGTGGACATTCAAAATACATCATGAGAGAGATGGACGTACCCATCTGAGAAATGGATTGCTTGAATTTTGGAAAGGAAACAATCTGGTGGAAGGTGATGCTTGTGTGTTTGAGTTGATTGAAGTTGGAGGAAGGAAGAATGTAATGCGTGTTCATATATTCCGAGCTATTGAACCCATTAGCCATGGTTGTTCGTCTACTCTTTAA